DNA sequence from the Thalassotalea sp. 273M-4 genome:
TATGATTGAGCCAATCCCCCAACGTTGCCAAGCTTGGTTGGACTGTATTAATTACTTTTGTGGTAAGTATATTTTCAAAACCTTCTCTTTAGATGATAAACAGCTACTCAACCGAGTATACATAGCAACTAAAGGTAAGATTGGGCTAGTAAATAAGCTATTTTCTTTTCTACGCGCAGATAAAACAACGATAGACCTTACCGATCTATACGATAGCTTCCGGTTATCTATCAATTCAAAATCGATAAATCCTTTTGATGTTCAGCAATTAAGTAATACAGAGGTTACAGATTTGCTAGATAGTTGGAAGAACAAAACATGATGCTTTCAATAAGGCCAAAGCAATTACATGACGAAAATGTGATCGGTTATATCTACCGGCTTTCACTAGCCAACGGATTTCAAAATTTATATCAATGGCTACCAAGATCAATAGCAACAAGTCTTTCGCATGGGCATTTGTCTGCAACTAATAGTAAATACATACAAAATTTAACTGGTTGCCAGCTCAACACACAAACTCGATTATATAAAGGCAATCTATCACCATTGTTCGCTGTACCTATATTCTCACAACCCAGAATTTGTCCTAAATGCATCGAAGAATACGGATACTACAAACAATCTTGGCAATATTTGGAAGTGTTAATATGTAGTAAGCATCAATGTTTACTACTAGGAACCTGCCACTGCTGCGACAAGCAACTTGAATGGGGCGAAAGACTGATAACCGGATACTGTACCAACCCCGACTGCGGCAAACGATTACAAGTCAGGAATATTCCACTAACACTTGTTAATTTAACTTTTGAACAGGCTCTTGATTGCTTATTAGCTCACTATTTTTTATTGAACCCAGGCATCGCTCTGATTAAGAGGGATAAAGTAATTAAGCCACATCACTTCAATCGAAATCTGCGAGCTGGATTGGAGCTACTGAAAAACTTGCCATCCAAGCCAAGTAGGTTTGATGAACTAACCAACATCATCCAATCAAACTGCGGCTATCCGGATTCAATACGGTTGTTTCCGATAAACCTATTCGTTCGAAATTTATATGATAAAAACTGGCCAATAGTCCATAAGTTGAAAGGTATTGCCACAACTCGGGTTGAAGAAGGCAATAATCTTAATTCTATGGTGATGTTTAGTAAGCATGTCGCTGAATTATTAGGTGTTAATCTAACTGAGCTAAAGCGGATTACAGATGTTGTTTTGCCGGAGTTAGCCTATAAGAAAAAGCTATCTGCAATCTACCCCTTAGACATTAAGTCATTCATTCAGCCATTAATAGATAATCGTCAGAGTATTGTTGACTTCGAAGTATTTAATAGTGCCAAACAAAAAAGAAACCAAGCGAGATCACTTTACCAAGGGATTTATTTTGGCAAATTAAAATTTAATTATCAT
Encoded proteins:
- a CDS encoding TniQ family protein — protein: MMLSIRPKQLHDENVIGYIYRLSLANGFQNLYQWLPRSIATSLSHGHLSATNSKYIQNLTGCQLNTQTRLYKGNLSPLFAVPIFSQPRICPKCIEEYGYYKQSWQYLEVLICSKHQCLLLGTCHCCDKQLEWGERLITGYCTNPDCGKRLQVRNIPLTLVNLTFEQALDCLLAHYFLLNPGIALIKRDKVIKPHHFNRNLRAGLELLKNLPSKPSRFDELTNIIQSNCGYPDSIRLFPINLFVRNLYDKNWPIVHKLKGIATTRVEEGNNLNSMVMFSKHVAELLGVNLTELKRITDVVLPELAYKKKLSAIYPLDIKSFIQPLIDNRQSIVDFEVFNSAKQKRNQARSLYQGIYFGKLKFNYHPKDSLQNSIMLSCYQVKHD